The Pseudomonas allokribbensis genome has a window encoding:
- the rsmD gene encoding 16S rRNA (guanine(966)-N(2))-methyltransferase RsmD, whose amino-acid sequence MASPKKPVQKLHNGVNQLRIIGGEWRSRKLSFPDAPGLRPTPDRVRETLFNWLAPYVAGAKVLDPFAGSGALFLEALSRGASMGQALDASHVAVSSLKEHLGTLRCTNGHVQTADALRYLETQTATAFDLVFLDPPFNQNLLPAVCTLLEERQWLADDSWIYTESETAPSTLGLPGNWRLHREQKSGRVYYALWQRMAVIAG is encoded by the coding sequence ATGGCCAGTCCAAAGAAACCTGTACAAAAACTGCACAACGGTGTGAACCAGTTGCGCATCATCGGCGGCGAATGGCGCAGCCGCAAACTGAGCTTCCCTGATGCGCCGGGCCTGCGTCCGACGCCGGACCGGGTGCGTGAAACCCTGTTCAACTGGCTCGCGCCGTACGTTGCCGGGGCCAAGGTGCTCGATCCGTTTGCCGGCAGCGGCGCGCTGTTCCTGGAAGCGCTGTCTCGCGGCGCGTCCATGGGCCAGGCGCTGGATGCCAGCCATGTCGCGGTCTCCAGCCTGAAAGAACACCTCGGCACGCTGCGCTGCACCAACGGCCACGTGCAGACCGCCGATGCCTTGCGCTATCTGGAGACCCAGACCGCGACCGCGTTCGATCTGGTGTTCCTCGACCCGCCGTTCAACCAGAACCTGCTGCCCGCCGTGTGCACGCTGCTGGAAGAACGCCAATGGCTGGCCGATGATTCGTGGATCTACACTGAAAGCGAAACCGCGCCATCGACCCTCGGCCTGCCAGGCAACTGGCGCCTGCACCGCGAGCAGAAATCCGGGCGGGTGTACTACGCGTTGTGGCAACGTATGGCAGTGATCGCCGGTTAA